The following proteins come from a genomic window of Amaranthus tricolor cultivar Red isolate AtriRed21 chromosome 14, ASM2621246v1, whole genome shotgun sequence:
- the LOC130799715 gene encoding pentatricopeptide repeat-containing protein GUN1, chloroplastic, with amino-acid sequence MASSTPPHCSITTSSKPLHNYPHKTLQQQPHNHPQTRRFTSQKVSASPLPSTSLSKASTFLSPLPTPNKTHLSPDFSGKKSTRFVSKHHYNRQRSYLSARQSSFAEDILFQATHSDVDEHQFENLLLGFQLKLSGSEDYCFLLREFGNRGDYSKAVLCYQFAVQRERKASEKGKLASTMISVMGRLGKVDLARIVFDNAVNDGYGNTVYTYSALISAYGKSGLCQDAIRVFEMMKTHGLKPNLVSYNAVIDACAKSGINFDVVSGIYDDMLSNGVDPDRITFNSMLAVCKCGLWKEALRLVTEMGIRGIDQDVFTYNTLLDVICKVGKMDIAFDIMSEMTSKNLMPNVVTYSTVIDGFAKAGRYEDALSMLEEMKCSGIALDRVCYNASLSMYLKLGRFKDALNVCKEMESVGIRKDVVTYNALLSGFGKQGKYDEVKEVFEKMKNQRILPNVLTYSTLIDVYSKGGLYREAMEVFREFKEAGLKADVVLYSGLIDALCKNGLLKSAVLLLNEMTKEGIEPNVVTYNTIIDAFGRSARAEYLVDAIDPVDRNTSMILSCTVTARNLEGSENNEVMKIFGQLAIESSQNSREFSESKQELLCILGIFQKMHELKIKPNVVTFSAILNACSRCNSLEDASMLLEELRLLDDRVYGVAHGLLTGSRDTIWLQALSLFDEVKQLDTSTASAFYNALTDVLWHFGQKRGAQLVVLEGKNRNVWENVWSTSCLDLHLMSSGAARAMVHAWLLNIRSVVLKGHELPKLLSILTGWGKHSKVVGDGTLKRAIEGLLSGIGAPFHLAETNLGRFISHGTAVTAWLKKSGTLQVLLLQDVRTQPENRRLDQMPNVQLLPS; translated from the exons ATGGCTTCTTCTACTCCTCCTCATTGCTCAATCACTACCTCCTCTAAACCTCTTCACAATTACCCTCACAAAACCCTTCAACAACAACCTCACAATCATCCTCAAACGCGTCGTTTTACATCCCAAAAAGTCTCTGCTTCTCCACTTCCTTCTACTTCTCTCTCTAAAGCTTCcacctttctctctcctctacCTACCCCCAACAAAACCCATCTCTCTCCTGACTTTTCTGGTAAGAAGTCAACCCGTTTTGTATCTAAACATCATTATAATCGCCAAAGATCCTACCTTTCTGCCCGGCAATCCTCTTTTGCTGAAGATATCCTGTTTCAAGCTACTCATTCTGATGTTGATGAACACCAATTTGAGAATCTGTTATTGGGTTTTCAATTGAAGCTTTCTGGGTCTGAAGATTACTGTTTTCTTCTTAGAGAGTTTGGGAATAGAGGGGATTATTCAAAAGCTGTTCTTTGTTATCAATTTGCTGTTCAAAGAGAGAGGAAAGCTAGTGAGAAAGGTAAGTTAGCTAGTACTATGATTAGTGTAATGGGTAGATTAGGAAAAGTTGATTTAGCTAGAATTGTTTTTGATAATGCTGTTAATGATGGTTATGGTAATACTGTGTATACTTATTCTGCTTTAATTAGTGCTTATGGGAAAAGTGGGTTATGTCAAGATGCgattagggtttttgaaatgATGAAAACTCATGGGTTGAAACCTAATTTGGTATCTTATAATGCTGTTATTGATGCTTGTGCAAAATCTGGGattaattttgatgttgttaGTGGTATTTATGATGATATGTTGAGCAATGGTGTTGACCCGGATCGAATTACTTTTAATTCTATGCTTGCTGTTTGTAAATGTGGGTTGTGGAAAGAGGCTTTGAGGTTGGTTACTGAGATGGGAATTAGAGGGATTGATCAAGATGTTTTTACTTACAATACTTTGTTGGATGTTATTTGTAAAGTTGGGAAGATGGATATAGCATTTGATATCATGTCTGAAATGACTTCCAAGAATTTAATGCCTAATGTAGTTACTTATAGTACTGTTATTGATGGGTTTGCAAAGGCGGGTAGGTATGAGGACGCGTTGAGTATGCTCGAGGAGATGAAATGTTCCGGTATTGCTCTTGATCGTGTTTGTTATAATGCGTCGTTGTCTATGTATTTGAAGTTAGGTAGGTTTAAGGATGCTTTGAATGTTTGTAAGGAAATGGAGAGTGTAGGAATTAGGAAGGATGTAGTGACTTATAATGCATTGTTGAGTGGATTTGGGAAACAAGGTAAGTATGATGAAGTTAAAGAAGTGTTTGAGAAGATGAAAAATCAACGCATTTTGCCGAATGTGTTGACATATTCTACACTAATTGATGTGTATTCGAAAGGAGGTCTATATAGGGAGGCAATGGAGGTGTTTAGAGAGTTTAAGGAAGCCGGTTTGAAGGCAGATGTTGTTCTTTATAGTGGTCTTATTGATGCTTTGTGTAAGAATGGACTACTGAAATCAGCTGTTCTTTTACTCAATGAGATGACGAAGGAAGGTATCGAACCTAATGTAGTCACCTACAACACAATTATTGATGCATTTGGCCGATCTGCCAGAGCTGAATACTTGGTTGATGCTATTGATCCGGTGGATCGTAACACTTCAATGATATTGTCTTGTACTGTTACTGCACGCAATCTCGAAGGTAGTGAGAATAACGAAGTTATGAAGATCTTTGGGCAGCTAGCAATAGAAAGCTCTCAGAATTCCAGGGAATTTAGTGAGAGTAAGCAGGAGCTCTTATGTATCTTAGGAATCTTCCAGAAGATGCATGAGCTTAAGATAAAGCCTAATGTGGTGACCTTTTCAGCTATTTTAAATGCTTGCAG CCGTTGTAACTCATTGGAAGATGCTTCTATGTTATTAGAAGAACTCCGCTTACTTGATGATCGAGTCTATGGTGTTGCACATGGTCTACTTACGGGATCCAGGGATACAATCTGGCTGCAAGCCTTATCTTTGTTTGATGAAGTTAAGCAGTTGGATACATCAACTGCATCTGCCTTCTATAATGCTCTTACTGATGTTTTGTGGCATTTTGGTCAA AAAAGGGGAGCCCAGCTAGTTGTGCTGGAGGGAAAGAACAGGAATGTATGGGAGAATGTTTGGTCCACATCTTGCTTAGATTTGCACTTGATGTCTTCCGGTGCTGCTCGCGCCATGGTTCATGCTTGGTTGCTAAATATACGCTCAGTTGTGTTAAAAGGGCATGAGCTTCCAAAGCTTTTAAG TATTCTAACCGGGTGGGGAAAACACAGCAAAGTCGTTGGCGATGGAACACTGAAGCGAGCCATCGAGGGCCTGCTCAGTGGCATAGGTGCTCCGTTCCATTTGGCCGAGACCAACCTTGGGAGATTTATATCACACGGAACCGCTGTCACCGCCTGGCTGAAGAAGTCTGGAACTCTTCAGGTGTTGCTACTTCAAGACGTTCGAACTCAACCTGAGAACCGAAGGTTGGATCAAATGCCTAACGTGCAGCTCCTCCCTTCGTAG